Proteins encoded within one genomic window of Amycolatopsis sp. 2-15:
- a CDS encoding GvpL/GvpF family gas vesicle protein, whose protein sequence is MAAEADTGTEIGTETAIYVYGILPADVEIDDDARGVGDPPAEVTTVHSGPIAALVSEIPRDAPLGRPEDLSAHASLLDSAAAEVPVLPLRFGAVVADERAVVDELLDANRDDFTAALEQLEGMAEYVVRARYDEQAILREILSENDRMAQLAEAIRGKPEDATRNERMALGEQITQAIEAKRAVDTQLVADALTELVAEFAPRQPTHDEEAVHLAVLAETDRQDDLEAAIGELATEWDGRVAVRLLGPLAAYDFVVTRTPE, encoded by the coding sequence GTGGCCGCCGAAGCAGACACCGGAACCGAGATCGGGACCGAGACAGCGATCTACGTCTACGGCATCCTGCCCGCTGACGTCGAGATCGACGACGACGCACGCGGAGTGGGAGATCCACCTGCCGAGGTGACCACAGTGCACAGTGGCCCGATCGCCGCGCTCGTCAGCGAAATCCCGCGGGACGCACCACTGGGCCGGCCCGAGGACTTGTCCGCGCACGCGAGTCTGCTCGACTCCGCGGCCGCCGAGGTCCCGGTGCTGCCGCTGCGCTTCGGCGCGGTGGTCGCGGACGAGCGGGCAGTGGTCGACGAGCTGCTCGACGCGAACCGCGACGACTTCACCGCCGCGTTGGAACAGCTGGAGGGCATGGCGGAGTACGTCGTGCGGGCGCGCTACGACGAGCAGGCCATCCTGCGGGAGATCCTGTCCGAGAACGACCGCATGGCCCAGCTGGCGGAGGCGATCCGGGGCAAGCCCGAGGACGCCACCCGCAACGAGCGCATGGCACTGGGCGAACAGATCACCCAGGCGATCGAGGCCAAGCGCGCGGTCGACACGCAACTGGTGGCCGACGCGCTGACCGAGCTGGTCGCGGAGTTCGCGCCGCGGCAGCCGACCCACGACGAGGAAGCAGTGCACTTGGCCGTGCTGGCCGAGACCGACCGGCAGGACGACCTCGAAGCCGCCATCGGCGAGCTCGCGACGGAATGGGACGGCCGCGTCGCGGTCCGCCTGCTCGGCCCACTCGCAGCGTACGACTTCGTCGTCACACGGACGCCGGAGTAA
- a CDS encoding amylo-alpha-1,6-glucosidase, protein MSAHTLVRGTTFLITGDAANATAGTEGFYLDDTRHLSHWEFSAGGAALRVLNESRDRHSTSTILTPATARHDDPGYTVFRDQALGAGTLVEHIRVRSHLAVPGTVTVSFRFAADFADQFELRGTGHYERPGKHSSITRAHGEVLLAYERADYRKWTVLRASAEPVVADGQIGWTLELPPHGEVSLRVEVLAGEGEPVPDPGAHPAVFADVVREAQADTEEFLAGVTVPAWPELRSAVEAGLADLANLRLPAPGRPDLRIPGAGVPWFLTLFGRDSLITSISALPYSPDLAAHTLRALAAVQGQVLDPARIEEPGKIVHEVRRGELSRFGQVPYGQYYGTVDATPLFLVLLGRHRRVAGNGVAIELEAAARAAVDWMFGHGGLAEHGYLVYHTDGPGLVHQCWKDSARSICFANGELATGPIAVSEAQGYAYEALVSTAELARDVWHDPAFADRLLARAARLRSDFETEFWLPGEDFVALALDGRRRRVDALASNAGHVLWSGILPAGRAQQVGHRLTEPAFFSGWGVRTLAAGQIPYHPVSYHNGGVWPHDTAIAVAGLARAGLTAEATYLAEGLLAAAARQPGNRLPEVMTGYARSEIPRPVRYPHSASPQAWAAAAPLLIATALGSSEEDSAWS, encoded by the coding sequence ATGAGCGCGCACACCCTCGTGCGGGGCACGACCTTCCTGATCACCGGCGACGCGGCCAACGCCACGGCGGGAACCGAAGGCTTCTACCTCGACGACACCAGGCACCTTTCACACTGGGAATTCTCAGCCGGCGGTGCCGCCTTGCGCGTGCTGAACGAGAGCCGCGACCGGCACTCGACAAGCACGATCCTCACTCCGGCGACGGCGCGACACGACGACCCCGGCTACACCGTGTTCCGTGACCAGGCGCTCGGCGCCGGCACGCTCGTCGAGCATATCCGCGTGCGCAGCCACCTCGCGGTGCCCGGCACGGTGACGGTGTCGTTCCGGTTCGCGGCCGACTTCGCCGACCAGTTCGAGCTGCGCGGCACCGGACACTACGAGCGGCCGGGAAAGCATTCGTCCATCACTCGGGCACACGGCGAGGTGCTACTCGCCTACGAGCGCGCAGACTATCGCAAGTGGACAGTCCTGCGCGCCTCGGCCGAGCCTGTCGTCGCCGACGGGCAGATCGGCTGGACGCTCGAGCTCCCGCCGCACGGCGAGGTGTCGTTGCGCGTCGAGGTGCTCGCCGGAGAAGGCGAGCCCGTGCCGGATCCAGGTGCGCACCCCGCGGTGTTCGCCGATGTCGTACGAGAAGCCCAGGCGGACACCGAGGAGTTCCTCGCCGGTGTGACCGTGCCGGCGTGGCCCGAGCTGCGTTCCGCCGTCGAGGCAGGGCTCGCCGATCTGGCGAACCTGCGCTTGCCGGCGCCGGGCCGTCCGGACCTGCGCATCCCCGGCGCGGGCGTGCCGTGGTTCCTGACACTGTTCGGCCGCGACAGCCTGATCACGTCGATCTCGGCGCTGCCGTACTCGCCGGACCTCGCGGCCCACACCCTGCGCGCGCTCGCGGCGGTTCAGGGCCAGGTTCTCGATCCGGCCCGGATCGAAGAACCGGGCAAGATCGTGCACGAGGTGCGACGGGGCGAGCTGAGCCGCTTCGGGCAGGTGCCCTACGGGCAGTACTACGGAACCGTCGACGCCACCCCGCTTTTCCTCGTGCTTCTCGGCCGCCACCGGCGCGTCGCGGGCAACGGCGTGGCCATCGAGCTGGAGGCCGCGGCGCGAGCGGCCGTCGACTGGATGTTCGGCCACGGCGGCTTGGCCGAGCACGGCTACCTCGTGTATCACACGGACGGTCCCGGACTGGTCCACCAGTGCTGGAAGGACTCGGCGCGCTCGATCTGCTTCGCCAACGGCGAGCTCGCGACGGGCCCGATCGCGGTGTCGGAGGCGCAGGGCTACGCCTACGAAGCCCTGGTGTCGACCGCGGAGCTGGCCCGCGACGTCTGGCACGACCCGGCGTTCGCCGACCGGCTACTCGCCCGCGCGGCCCGCCTGCGGTCCGACTTCGAGACCGAATTCTGGCTACCGGGCGAGGATTTCGTCGCGCTGGCCCTCGACGGCCGGCGCCGCCGGGTCGACGCACTGGCGTCCAACGCCGGACACGTGCTGTGGTCGGGAATCCTGCCGGCCGGGCGCGCGCAGCAGGTAGGACACCGCCTGACCGAGCCTGCGTTCTTCTCCGGCTGGGGCGTGCGGACACTCGCGGCGGGACAAATACCGTACCACCCGGTCTCCTATCACAACGGCGGTGTGTGGCCCCACGACACGGCGATCGCCGTGGCCGGCCTCGCCCGGGCCGGACTCACCGCCGAAGCCACCTACCTCGCCGAAGGCCTCCTCGCTGCGGCCGCACGACAGCCCGGTAACCGCCTGCCCGAAGTGATGACCGGCTACGCGCGCAGCGAAATCCCGCGCCCGGTGCGGTATCCGCACTCGGCCTCCCCGCAGGCGTGGGCGGCGGCGGCCCCGTTGCTGATCGCCACGGCGCTGGGTTCATCCGAAGAGGACAGTGCTTGGTCGTGA
- a CDS encoding gas vesicle protein: protein MTLPARAGNRNVALIDLLDRVLAGGVVVSGEITLSIADVDLVHVSLRTLITSITALQAPHE from the coding sequence ATGACCTTGCCGGCGCGTGCCGGGAACCGCAACGTCGCCCTGATCGACCTGCTCGACCGCGTACTCGCGGGCGGGGTCGTGGTGAGCGGCGAAATCACCCTGTCGATCGCCGACGTCGATCTCGTGCACGTCTCCCTGCGCACCCTGATCACGTCGATCACGGCATTGCAGGCCCCTCATGAATAA
- a CDS encoding MGH1-like glycoside hydrolase domain-containing protein: MTDDLARRARRILLANWRRGFTVPAQGLYPHQWSWDSAFIALGLRHLSAVRAQRELESLFGAQWADGRVPQIVFNPAVPADAYFPGPDFWGPGARHAETGLVTSGLVQPPVHALAAWEVHRADPVTSERRGFLRRLYPRLRRWHDYLLDRRDLGGSGLVCVIHPWESGLDNSPSWDEPLGRVLPVSAATFVRRDLGHTGAGERPTDLDYGRYVRLAADYRDAGFADTLGGAAFAVEDPLTNALLSAGETALAAMAGELGADPAPHHERAAALTSSLMDLLYDPGEGLFFARDAHTKSLLRKRTVGGLVPLIVPGLPVVEELLKTARGEHFRLGELSPIPSYDLTAPDFEPARYWRGPSWFNTGWLIWHGLRGQRHAQLAGRLRDGMLDAIRLAGFREYVDPLSGTGHGSDDFSWTAAVAIDLLEAPAAGGRAA; encoded by the coding sequence ATGACCGACGACCTCGCCCGGCGGGCGCGGCGGATCCTGCTCGCCAACTGGCGCCGCGGGTTCACCGTGCCCGCCCAGGGCCTGTACCCGCACCAGTGGAGCTGGGACTCGGCGTTCATCGCGCTGGGGCTGCGGCACCTGTCGGCCGTGCGGGCGCAACGGGAACTGGAGTCCCTCTTCGGCGCGCAATGGGCCGACGGGCGCGTGCCGCAGATCGTGTTCAATCCCGCGGTGCCTGCCGACGCCTACTTTCCCGGGCCCGACTTCTGGGGCCCGGGCGCGCGGCACGCCGAGACCGGGCTCGTGACCTCGGGACTCGTGCAGCCGCCGGTCCACGCGCTCGCCGCGTGGGAGGTGCACCGCGCGGACCCCGTCACCTCGGAGCGCCGCGGGTTCCTGCGGCGCCTCTACCCGCGGCTGCGGCGCTGGCACGACTACCTGCTCGACCGTCGAGACCTCGGCGGAAGCGGGCTGGTGTGCGTGATCCACCCGTGGGAGTCCGGTTTGGACAACAGCCCGAGCTGGGACGAGCCGCTCGGGCGCGTGCTGCCGGTCTCCGCCGCGACGTTCGTCCGGCGCGACCTCGGGCACACCGGGGCGGGCGAACGGCCCACCGACCTCGACTACGGCCGCTACGTGCGACTGGCCGCGGACTACCGCGACGCGGGCTTCGCCGACACGCTCGGCGGAGCCGCCTTCGCGGTGGAAGACCCGCTGACGAACGCATTGCTGTCGGCGGGCGAAACGGCACTCGCGGCGATGGCCGGCGAACTGGGCGCCGACCCGGCTCCGCACCACGAGCGGGCGGCCGCGCTCACGTCGTCGCTGATGGATCTGCTGTACGACCCGGGAGAGGGCCTGTTCTTCGCCCGCGACGCGCACACGAAATCGTTGCTGCGCAAGCGGACGGTCGGCGGCCTCGTCCCGTTGATCGTGCCCGGTCTGCCGGTGGTCGAGGAACTCCTCAAGACCGCGCGCGGCGAACACTTCCGTCTCGGTGAGCTGAGCCCGATCCCGAGCTACGACCTCACCGCCCCGGACTTCGAACCGGCGCGCTACTGGCGCGGCCCGTCCTGGTTCAACACCGGGTGGCTGATCTGGCACGGCCTGCGCGGGCAGCGGCACGCGCAGCTCGCGGGCCGCCTGCGCGACGGCATGCTCGACGCGATCCGGCTCGCCGGCTTCCGCGAGTACGTCGACCCCCTCAGCGGCACCGGACACGGCAGCGACGACTTCAGCTGGACGGCCGCGGTCGCGATCGACCTCCTCGAAGCACCCGCGGCCGGTGGGCGGGCCGCATGA
- a CDS encoding sugar phosphate isomerase/epimerase family protein, whose protein sequence is MLKLACQEQMLPGDTLEEKWEFATSAGYDAIELRGKKDFALQQRLPELHRAARNGVVMRTVCVDMLHFFGAFDPDLRADAIKQMRSQLSVTAELGGIGAMTPASYGMFSRRLPPFEPPRSEEEDREVLLAGLTELGEHAKAEGVLLLLEPLNRYEDHMVNRLEQAASLIDEVGLDSVRIGADTYHMNIEEDDPADSLVRFARYLGHVQVSDSNRLQPGAGHLDWPAVLGALAAIGYEGDLALESRLRGEPADAVASVPPFLRRLA, encoded by the coding sequence ATGTTGAAACTCGCCTGCCAGGAACAGATGCTGCCCGGCGACACTCTCGAAGAGAAGTGGGAGTTCGCCACCTCGGCCGGGTACGACGCCATCGAGCTGCGCGGCAAGAAGGACTTCGCGCTGCAGCAGCGCCTGCCGGAGCTGCACCGCGCCGCGCGCAACGGCGTGGTCATGCGCACCGTGTGCGTCGACATGCTGCACTTCTTCGGCGCCTTCGACCCCGACCTGCGCGCCGACGCGATCAAGCAGATGCGCTCGCAGCTCTCGGTGACCGCCGAGCTGGGCGGGATCGGGGCGATGACCCCGGCGTCCTACGGCATGTTCTCGCGTCGGCTGCCGCCGTTCGAGCCGCCGCGCTCCGAAGAGGAAGACCGCGAGGTTCTCCTGGCCGGTCTCACGGAACTCGGCGAGCACGCGAAGGCCGAGGGGGTGCTCTTGCTACTGGAACCGTTGAATCGCTACGAGGACCACATGGTCAACCGCCTCGAGCAGGCGGCCTCGCTGATCGACGAGGTGGGCCTGGACTCCGTGCGCATCGGCGCGGACACCTACCACATGAACATCGAGGAAGACGACCCCGCGGACTCGCTCGTGCGGTTCGCGCGCTACCTCGGCCACGTGCAGGTCAGCGACTCGAACCGGCTCCAGCCCGGTGCCGGCCACCTCGACTGGCCGGCGGTGCTCGGCGCGCTCGCCGCCATCGGCTACGAGGGTGACCTGGCGCTGGAAAGCCGGCTGCGAGGGGAACCCGCGGACGCGGTGGCCTCCGTGCCACCGTTCCTGCGACGGCTCGCATGA
- a CDS encoding DUF6292 family protein: protein MTASIDIPTGHHPAAPALTAYLRAVTAELGIGLESCTLDHASPLSAYLALDQRHPAYPDRDFALLWDEEHGWAAAIETHSGEDLIVVRYLDGTVAPPPERVARFTEAVLADDHTVGTPDPPRLRAAGRPEELAGLLDGRRKP from the coding sequence GTGACCGCATCGATCGACATCCCGACCGGCCACCACCCCGCGGCACCCGCCTTGACCGCGTACCTGCGAGCCGTGACAGCCGAACTCGGCATCGGTCTCGAGTCGTGCACGCTGGACCACGCCTCGCCGCTGTCGGCCTACCTCGCGCTCGACCAGCGGCACCCGGCCTACCCCGACCGCGATTTCGCGCTGCTGTGGGACGAGGAGCATGGCTGGGCCGCCGCCATCGAGACCCACTCCGGGGAAGACCTCATCGTCGTCCGATACCTCGACGGCACCGTCGCACCGCCGCCGGAGCGGGTGGCCCGGTTCACCGAAGCCGTGCTGGCCGACGACCACACGGTCGGCACGCCCGATCCGCCCCGCCTCCGGGCCGCCGGACGGCCCGAGGAACTGGCCGGTCTGCTCGACGGGAGGCGGAAGCCGTGA
- a CDS encoding gas vesicle protein yields MESGQPATRSQGGLGAPSGQSSNLGDILERVLDKGLVIAGDIQVNLLDIELLTIKLRLVIASLETAREVGINWWENDPWLTGDNGKLQNENRQLRARITELESGRSPKSIEDGGGDGDEEDDDRE; encoded by the coding sequence ATGGAATCGGGACAACCGGCCACCCGGTCCCAGGGCGGCCTCGGGGCGCCAAGCGGCCAGTCCTCGAACCTCGGCGACATCCTCGAGCGGGTCCTGGACAAGGGACTCGTCATCGCCGGCGACATCCAAGTCAACCTGCTCGACATCGAACTGCTGACGATCAAGCTGCGGCTCGTGATCGCCTCGCTGGAAACCGCCCGCGAGGTCGGCATCAACTGGTGGGAGAACGATCCATGGCTCACCGGCGACAACGGAAAACTGCAGAACGAGAACCGGCAGCTACGAGCGCGCATCACCGAACTGGAATCGGGGCGTTCGCCGAAGTCCATCGAGGACGGTGGCGGCGACGGGGACGAGGAGGACGATGACCGGGAATGA
- a CDS encoding Hsp20/alpha crystallin family protein, giving the protein MLMRTDPFREFDRLTQQLLGSGSPGTWSRPAAMPMDAYRAGDEFVACFDLPGVDPEAVELEVERNVLTVKAERRPLPTGDDARLQVSERPYGVFSRQLLLGDGLDTTRISAAYEAGVLTVRIPVAETAQPRRITVSSGADRKELTS; this is encoded by the coding sequence ATGTTGATGCGCACTGATCCGTTCCGCGAGTTCGACCGGCTCACGCAGCAGCTGCTGGGAAGCGGGTCGCCCGGGACGTGGTCGCGGCCCGCCGCGATGCCGATGGACGCCTACCGTGCCGGCGACGAGTTCGTGGCCTGCTTCGACCTCCCGGGTGTCGATCCCGAGGCGGTCGAGCTCGAAGTCGAACGCAACGTCCTGACCGTCAAGGCCGAGCGGCGTCCGCTGCCCACCGGTGACGACGCGCGGCTGCAGGTCTCAGAGCGGCCGTATGGCGTGTTCTCCCGGCAGCTGCTGCTGGGCGATGGGCTCGACACGACCCGGATCTCCGCCGCGTACGAGGCAGGTGTGCTGACCGTGCGCATCCCGGTCGCCGAAACCGCCCAGCCGCGCCGGATCACGGTCTCCTCCGGTGCGGACCGTAAAGAGCTCACTTCCTGA
- a CDS encoding gas vesicle protein GvpG produces MGLLSGIVGLPLAPVRGVLALGELIRRRVDEELHDPASVRRELEAAEQARAAGEISAEEEAEAQQRALSRLTASPPSRPVRRSDERKR; encoded by the coding sequence ATGGGTCTGTTGTCGGGAATCGTCGGCCTGCCGCTGGCACCGGTGCGCGGGGTCCTCGCCCTGGGCGAGCTGATCCGGCGACGGGTCGACGAAGAACTGCACGACCCGGCGTCGGTCCGGCGTGAGCTGGAGGCGGCGGAGCAGGCGCGGGCCGCCGGCGAGATCTCAGCCGAAGAAGAAGCCGAGGCGCAGCAACGGGCCTTGAGCCGGCTCACCGCCTCCCCGCCGAGCCGGCCCGTGCGCCGAAGTGACGAAAGGAAGAGGTGA
- a CDS encoding Ppx/GppA phosphatase family protein has translation MKRLRRHVQDTLSEVLGRVRWEGPPRRAVAASKTVKQLARPSGAAAQRKGPFVTRELTVAALRERIPQLTEATAADRPHLRGISRSRARQAGVLGAEGALSVEVCPCALREGIMLRHLERIAETPALLLLPLTRHPDARARPLHPSRNGRRLPEQSGPVRCWGRRVFGPNEPIRTGAPMAEDRLRPPQQQEPPELTEEMDPGLGTRWRTTRTAGSGPGSRR, from the coding sequence GTGAAGCGGCTGCGCCGGCATGTGCAGGACACGCTGTCCGAAGTCCTCGGCCGGGTGCGGTGGGAAGGCCCGCCGCGCCGGGCCGTCGCCGCGTCCAAGACAGTCAAGCAGCTGGCCCGGCCGTCCGGTGCCGCGGCGCAGCGCAAGGGGCCGTTCGTGACCCGGGAGCTCACGGTCGCGGCCCTGCGGGAACGGATCCCGCAGCTCACCGAGGCGACGGCGGCCGACCGCCCTCACCTCCGCGGCATTTCGCGCTCGCGCGCTCGGCAAGCCGGCGTGCTCGGCGCCGAGGGGGCCCTGTCCGTCGAGGTCTGCCCGTGCGCACTGCGCGAGGGAATCATGCTGCGGCACCTGGAACGCATCGCGGAAACGCCGGCCCTGCTGCTTCTGCCGCTGACCCGGCACCCGGATGCCAGGGCCCGCCCCCTCCACCCGTCGAGGAACGGCAGGCGCCTTCCTGAGCAATCTGGCCCAGTTCGGTGCTGGGGGCGCCGGGTATTCGGCCCGAACGAACCGATACGCACAGGAGCACCGATGGCCGAAGATCGACTGCGTCCGCCGCAGCAGCAAGAGCCGCCTGAGCTGACCGAGGAGATGGACCCCGGCCTCGGGACACGATGGCGGACTACGAGGACCGCGGGTAGTGGACCGGGCTCAAGGCGCTGA
- the gvpJ gene encoding gas vesicle protein GvpJ, with product MTTAIQPSGGGGGLDRPSSSSLADVIDTILDKGLVIDAYVRVSLVGIELLTIDARIVVASVDTYLRFAEAVNRLDISGTEQKGLPDLLEDVTSGGAKAKTRGALDAAGDKLRGILGDDEDEDEDEEEPVSRGRKGR from the coding sequence ATGACGACAGCCATACAGCCCTCCGGTGGGGGCGGTGGCCTCGACCGGCCGTCCTCGAGCAGCCTCGCCGACGTGATCGACACGATCCTGGACAAGGGTCTCGTGATCGACGCCTACGTGCGGGTGTCCCTGGTGGGCATCGAGCTGCTGACCATCGACGCCCGGATCGTGGTGGCCAGCGTCGACACCTACCTGCGGTTCGCGGAAGCGGTCAACCGCCTGGACATCTCGGGCACCGAGCAGAAGGGCCTGCCCGACCTTTTGGAGGACGTGACCTCCGGCGGCGCCAAGGCCAAGACCCGCGGTGCGCTCGACGCAGCCGGCGACAAGCTGCGCGGCATCCTCGGCGACGACGAGGACGAGGACGAGGACGAGGAAGAACCCGTGAGCCGCGGCCGGAAAGGACGGTGA
- a CDS encoding SRPBCC family protein, which yields MTKTLKNTTGKVTDTAGKATGKATGAVSKATGGDTSELTDALRGLGQAAMGRATSAVIKRITSTAGRLTDFADGGSGGLLEAATGGKPSVKGKAMMGAVKGGLSGIAEKAKNAFGGGGGGGGGGKGAKIKLTNIVEEIDIGAPINLVYDQWTRFTDFPAFMKKVNNVEQVSDEKTEWKAQVFWSHRTWEASILEQVPFERIVWRSKGAKGHVDGAVTFHELTPDLTKVVLVLAYHPQGLFERTGNIWRAQGRRARLELKHFRRHVMTEDLLNPDDIEGWHGEIHDGQVVEQEDEDTDRDESAPDQDEEAADTGSEQDEDVESEEEPEEESEEEPEEEEPEDSDETTEDTDEEPEEERPRRGRARAGAGRSRGSKR from the coding sequence GTGACGAAGACCTTGAAGAACACCACCGGCAAGGTGACGGACACGGCCGGCAAAGCGACCGGCAAGGCCACCGGCGCCGTCTCGAAGGCGACCGGCGGCGACACGAGTGAGCTGACCGACGCCCTGCGGGGCCTGGGGCAGGCCGCGATGGGCCGCGCGACGAGTGCGGTCATTAAGCGGATCACGTCCACCGCCGGGCGGCTGACCGACTTCGCCGACGGCGGTAGTGGCGGACTGCTCGAAGCGGCCACCGGCGGCAAGCCGAGCGTGAAGGGCAAGGCGATGATGGGCGCCGTCAAGGGCGGCCTTTCCGGTATCGCGGAGAAGGCGAAGAACGCCTTCGGCGGCGGCGGTGGGGGTGGGGGTGGCGGCAAAGGCGCCAAGATCAAGCTCACCAATATTGTCGAGGAGATCGACATCGGCGCGCCGATCAACCTCGTGTACGACCAGTGGACCCGGTTCACCGACTTCCCGGCGTTCATGAAGAAGGTCAACAACGTCGAACAGGTCAGCGACGAGAAGACCGAGTGGAAGGCGCAGGTTTTCTGGTCGCACCGCACCTGGGAGGCCAGCATCCTGGAGCAGGTGCCGTTTGAGCGGATCGTCTGGCGTTCCAAGGGAGCCAAGGGCCACGTCGATGGCGCGGTGACGTTCCACGAGCTCACGCCCGACCTCACCAAGGTCGTGCTGGTCCTCGCCTACCACCCCCAGGGCCTGTTCGAGCGCACCGGCAACATCTGGCGGGCCCAGGGCCGCCGGGCGCGGCTGGAGCTCAAGCACTTCCGCCGCCACGTGATGACCGAAGACCTGCTCAACCCCGACGACATCGAGGGCTGGCACGGCGAGATCCACGACGGGCAGGTCGTCGAGCAGGAGGACGAGGACACCGACCGCGACGAAAGCGCCCCCGACCAGGACGAGGAGGCCGCCGACACCGGTTCCGAGCAGGACGAGGACGTGGAGTCCGAGGAGGAGCCTGAGGAAGAGTCCGAAGAGGAGCCGGAGGAAGAGGAGCCCGAAGACAGCGACGAGACCACGGAAGACACCGACGAGGAGCCCGAAGAAGAGCGGCCGCGCCGTGGCCGTGCCCGTGCGGGCGCCGGCAGAAGTCGAGGGAGCAAGCGATGA
- a CDS encoding gas vesicle protein, translating to MAIAKGEGRAPSARRRSERDGLVASTAAAAAVRQLAELITNEPVGVTSIEPVEDGWIVEVEVIEEHRIPSSADILALYEIELDAEGDLLAFHRTRRYARGKSGTGNEGS from the coding sequence ATGGCCATCGCGAAAGGTGAAGGCCGGGCCCCATCGGCCCGCCGTCGATCAGAGCGCGACGGGCTGGTCGCCTCGACCGCGGCCGCCGCGGCGGTGCGTCAGCTGGCCGAGCTGATCACCAACGAACCCGTGGGCGTCACGTCGATCGAACCGGTCGAAGACGGCTGGATCGTGGAGGTCGAGGTGATCGAGGAACACCGCATCCCCTCGTCAGCCGACATCCTGGCGCTGTACGAAATCGAGCTGGACGCCGAAGGCGACCTGCTCGCGTTCCACCGCACGAGGCGCTACGCCCGCGGAAAGTCCGGCACCGGCAACGAGGGGAGCTGA
- a CDS encoding Ppx/GppA phosphatase family protein, translating into MRRWFGWSAGRLLLIDIGGGSMELVLGRDVEPELAISLPLGAGRLTREFLTADPPIRRRANR; encoded by the coding sequence GTGCGCCGCTGGTTCGGCTGGTCGGCCGGGCGGCTGCTGCTGATCGACATCGGCGGCGGGTCGATGGAGCTGGTGCTCGGCCGGGATGTGGAACCCGAGCTGGCGATCTCGCTCCCGCTGGGCGCGGGCAGGCTCACACGGGAGTTCCTCACCGCCGATCCGCCGATCCGCCGACGAGCAAACAGGTGA
- a CDS encoding gas vesicle protein K yields the protein MNNEQENRINADPETAERSLVSLVLTVVELLRQLMERQALRRVDHGDLDDDKVEEIGQTLMYLDLRMDELCDHFGLDRRELNLDLGPLGSLLPDE from the coding sequence ATGAATAACGAGCAGGAGAACCGGATCAACGCCGACCCCGAGACCGCGGAACGCAGCCTCGTCAGCCTGGTGCTCACAGTGGTCGAACTACTGCGCCAGCTCATGGAGCGCCAAGCGCTGCGCCGAGTCGACCACGGAGACCTGGACGACGACAAAGTCGAAGAGATCGGACAGACGCTGATGTACCTCGATCTGCGCATGGACGAATTGTGCGATCACTTCGGGCTGGACCGCCGCGAACTGAACCTCGATCTCGGACCGCTGGGGTCTCTGCTTCCCGACGAATAG